The stretch of DNA aaaaaaaaaaacaaactttttagAACTAAATGAGAAAAACACTCACACGATTGATACACTCTCGCCATTCAAACCCTCAAGAACAATAGGGAAGGTCACGCGATTTTACCAAACCCTCAAGAACAACAAACCCTCAATTCCTCTCTCGATTCGAAACTCTCTCAATCACGACAATCCCTCACTCTCACTCGTTCTCTCAATTTCGTCATCTCTCTCGGTGGTTCGCGAACCCTAGATCCCAAATCGAAGTTCAGTGAAACAAATTGAAGCCTCTCTGCACCAGCCGCCGGCGATGACGAAGATACCGGAGCACAAGTCGCTCCCATCATCAAACTGGAAGAGGTTGCCGTCACTACAGGCGAAGAAGACGAAGTCGCAATTCTAGATCTGTACGTCTTtttcatatcatatttttccctttttctttcgttttagggttttaacttacattgttcatcattttttcaTTGATCGCAGCAAATCGAAGCTTTATCGGTTCGATAAAGATGGAAATCAGTGGAAGGAAAGAGGTGCTGGTACTGTTAAGTTTTTGAAGCATAAGGTTACTGGTAAAGTTAGGCTTCTCATGAGGCAATCCAAAACCCTCAAGATCTGTGCCAATAATCTCAGTAcgtgattttgttgaattttgtttttgttgcatCTTAATCTTTGTTTCGCAATTTTGATACTATACTGAGATTTTTATGGTTATTGATTGTTGCAGTTATACCTACTATGTTTGTTCAAGAGCATGCTGGGAATGAGAAATCCTGTGTTTGGCATGCTAGGGATTTTGTTGATGGTGAACTCAAGGATGAGCTTTTCTGCATTCGATTTCCTTCGATTGAAAGTAAGTATGCATGCGCTTTTAAGATGCATTTTGCAGATGTTTTTGTAGTTAGCTTGATTTAGATGAATTTCGTGATTCGT from Trifolium pratense cultivar HEN17-A07 linkage group LG5, ARS_RC_1.1, whole genome shotgun sequence encodes:
- the LOC123885627 gene encoding ran-binding protein 1 homolog b-like; the protein is SLSAPAAGDDEDTGAQVAPIIKLEEVAVTTGEEDEVAILDLKSKLYRFDKDGNQWKERGAGTVKFLKHKVTGKVRLLMRQSKTLKICANNLIIPTMFVQEHAGNEKSCVWHARDFVDGELKDELFCIRFPSIESKYACAFKMHFADVFVVSLI